From the Clostridium putrefaciens genome, one window contains:
- a CDS encoding YwbE family protein produces MIGTKRDNIKIGSKVTVVQKQDQRSGKLTEGIVKRILTNSQNHPRGIKVMLESGIVGRVTEVF; encoded by the coding sequence TTGATAGGAACTAAAAGAGATAATATAAAAATAGGTTCAAAAGTAACAGTAGTACAAAAGCAAGATCAACGTTCAGGAAAGCTTACAGAAGGCATTGTTAAAAGAATCCTTACAAATTCACAAAATCATCCCCGTGGGATAAAGGTAATGTTAGAAAGCGGTATTGTGGGAAGAGTAACAGAAGTATTTTAA
- a CDS encoding M3 family oligoendopeptidase, whose amino-acid sequence MDKAEKLFNDLIEKFQAAESLIEQDKIMKEINHLRSEIDSMAQLVGIRSSINTVDEFYEKEQEFIDESMPIYEGIISNYYKVLVNSKFKNQLEEKWGKQLFTLAQMQLKTFKPEIIGDLQEENKLATEYGKLKASAKIMFEGEDRNLAEIDPFIQSKDREMRKKAYEASTNFYVENEKRFDEIYDKLVKVRDRIAKKLGYNNYVELGYIRMMRSDYDSTMVSNYRKQVLEYIVPVAEELKKRQAKRLGLQSLKYYDEPLKFLSGNAVPKGDSDWILNNGRQMYKELSPETNEFFNFMVEGELMDLVSKKGKAGGGYCTFIGKYKAPFIFSNFNGTSGDVDVLTHEAGHAFQVYSSRNLEVPEYEFPTYEAAEIHSMSMEFITWPWMKLFFKEDELKYKFTHLASALTFIPYGVTVDEFQHFVYENPTATPEERKKAWREIEAKYLPSKDYEDSEFLNNGGYWFRQGHIFESPFYYIDYTLAQVCALQFWVKFNENKELAWEDYLRLCKVGGSKSFLELTKYASLNNPFEDGCIESVITPVKQWLDAVDDSNM is encoded by the coding sequence ATGGATAAAGCAGAAAAGTTATTTAATGATTTAATAGAAAAGTTTCAAGCGGCTGAAAGTTTAATTGAGCAAGACAAAATAATGAAGGAAATAAATCATCTAAGAAGTGAAATAGATTCTATGGCACAACTAGTTGGTATAAGAAGTTCTATTAATACTGTAGATGAGTTTTATGAAAAAGAGCAAGAATTTATAGATGAATCTATGCCAATATATGAAGGAATTATATCAAATTATTATAAGGTTTTAGTAAATTCTAAATTTAAAAATCAATTAGAAGAAAAATGGGGAAAGCAATTATTTACTTTAGCACAAATGCAACTAAAGACATTTAAACCTGAAATAATAGGTGATCTTCAGGAAGAAAATAAGCTTGCAACTGAATATGGTAAGCTTAAAGCTTCAGCTAAGATAATGTTTGAAGGAGAAGACAGAAACCTAGCAGAAATCGATCCTTTTATACAATCAAAGGATAGAGAAATGCGAAAGAAAGCTTACGAAGCTTCTACTAACTTCTATGTAGAAAATGAAAAAAGGTTTGATGAAATATACGATAAATTAGTTAAAGTAAGGGATAGAATAGCTAAAAAGCTAGGATATAATAATTACGTAGAGCTTGGATATATAAGAATGATGAGATCAGATTATGATTCAACGATGGTATCAAATTATAGAAAGCAAGTACTAGAGTATATAGTCCCTGTAGCAGAGGAATTAAAGAAAAGACAAGCTAAAAGATTAGGTCTTCAAAGTCTTAAATATTATGACGAACCGTTAAAATTTTTAAGTGGAAATGCTGTACCTAAGGGAGATTCAGATTGGATCTTAAATAACGGAAGGCAAATGTATAAAGAATTGTCGCCAGAAACTAATGAATTTTTCAACTTTATGGTAGAAGGCGAACTTATGGATTTGGTAAGTAAAAAAGGTAAAGCTGGGGGAGGCTATTGCACCTTCATTGGAAAGTACAAGGCTCCATTTATATTTTCTAACTTTAACGGAACATCTGGAGATGTAGATGTACTTACTCACGAAGCTGGACATGCTTTTCAGGTTTATTCTAGTAGAAATCTTGAAGTGCCAGAATATGAATTTCCAACCTACGAAGCTGCGGAAATACATTCAATGAGTATGGAATTTATTACATGGCCTTGGATGAAGTTATTCTTTAAAGAAGATGAACTTAAATATAAATTCACACATTTGGCTAGCGCACTAACATTTATACCTTATGGAGTTACAGTAGATGAATTCCAACATTTTGTGTATGAAAACCCAACAGCTACACCAGAGGAAAGAAAAAAGGCTTGGAGAGAAATCGAAGCAAAATATTTACCAAGTAAGGACTATGAGGATAGTGAATTCCTAAATAATGGTGGATATTGGTTTAGGCAAGGACATATATTTGAGTCACCTTTCTATTATATAGACTATACATTAGCCCAGGTTTGTGCATTGCAGTTTTGGGTTAAATTTAATGAAAACAAAGAATTGGCATGGGAAGATTACTTAAGATTATGTAAAGTTGGCGGAAGCAAGTCCTTCTTAGAACTTACTAAGTATGCAAGTTTAAACAATCCATTTGAAGATGGATGCATCGAAAGTGTTATAACACCAGTTAAGCAGTGGTTAGATGCTGTTGATGATAGTAATATGTAG